In the genome of Notamacropus eugenii isolate mMacEug1 chromosome 5, mMacEug1.pri_v2, whole genome shotgun sequence, one region contains:
- the OR6M1 gene encoding LOW QUALITY PROTEIN: olfactory receptor 6M1 (The sequence of the model RefSeq protein was modified relative to this genomic sequence to represent the inferred CDS: deleted 1 base in 1 codon) — protein MENQSAVTEFVLVAFPILQELQTFLFVVLLLTYMLTIAGNIVVISLIWTDYRLHTPMYFFLSNLSFLDVLFTTVITPKLLACLLKERKTISFAGCITQTYFYFFLGTVEFIILAVMSFDRYVAICNPLRYTIIMNTRVCLLLVLGCWIGAFLSVLCPTIVVSRLPYCNKEISHFFCDIAPLLQTACVDTHLIEIINFLLSSMVVLSSLVLTIVSYSYIISTIVRIPSAQGRQKAFSTCVSHITVVSIAYGSSIFMYVRPNQSYSLDFDKVTAVFTTVVTPLLNPFIYSLRNEKVKEVLREAISRVIFSLPRGA, from the exons ATGGAAAACCAGAGTGCAGTGACTGAGTTTGTTCTGGTCGCCTTCCCTATTCTCCAGGAGCTGCAGACTTTCCTCTTTGTAGTCCTCTTGTTAACATACATGCTAACCATAGCGGGAAACATTGTCGTCATTTCCCTGATCTGGACTGATTATCGTCTCCACACTCCAATGTATTTCTTCCTCAGTAACTTGTCCTTTTTGGATGTCTTGTTCACCACTGTCATCACCCCCAAGTTGTTGGCCTGccttctcaaagaaagaaaaaccatctCTTTTGCAGGCTGCATCACCCAGacatatttctatttcttcctgggCACAGTTGAGTTTATCATTTTGGCTGTGATGTCATTTGATCGCTATGTCGCTATCTGCAACCCACTACGTTACACCATCATAATGAAC ACAAGAGTCTGCCTGTTGCTAGTTCTGGGTTGTTGGATAGGAGCTTTCCTATCAGTATTGTGTCCAACTATTGTGGTGTCCAGGTTGCCCTATTGTAACAAGGAGATTAGCCATTTCTTCTGTGACATTGCCCCTCTGTTACAGACTGCCTGTGTAGACACTCATCTCATAGAGATTATCAACTTCCTTTTGTCATCTATGGTTGTCCTAAGCTCCTTGGTACTCACGATTGTGTCTTACAGCTACATCATCTCCACCATTGTGCGAATCCCCTCAGCCCAAGGCCGTCAGAAGGCCTTTTCTACCTGTGTCTCTCACATCACGGTTGTCTCCATCGCCTATGGAAGCTCTATTTTCATGTACGTGAGGCCTAACCAGAGCTATTCACTGGATTTTGACAAAGTAACTGCTGTTTTTACCACAGTGGTGACTCCCCTTCTGAACCCCTTTATTTACAGCTTgaggaatgaaaaagtaaaagaagtcCTGAGAGAAGCTATCAGCAGAGTCATTTTCTCACTTCCACGAGGAGCTTGA